One Dysidea avara chromosome 7, odDysAvar1.4, whole genome shotgun sequence genomic region harbors:
- the LOC136262322 gene encoding uncharacterized protein: MLQVLAEELYYKCMHKPLADMSRKARYAFLVLVLMSMLYFMFHFPEESKLIAYGITSCPHLNCDNHTENITIYLDNYNIVNVPYNVYDDYERSSPFCQLPNGAKCIMNHNNVLSDARFFVACKRRNELLSKAMPRYCKEQIVIQFNHEPEMYRCNSVDASEHDVTVNYKLTSDVPLPYICGNIDKLIEVANKPPPTTKTKSIALFLTKCHKNKGRLKFIEELMKYIHVDSYGECFHNTDMPVSRQVKDWQGVKMNISQQYRFLICPEGAILPGFVSEKIWHSYLTRSIPIYRGTPDIFEQVPGSNTFLFADNFTSPKALADYIRHIESDKQLYESFFKMDLSKYYEIKKKYCSFSRVCAICNGAYKNKLALKRDRCST; this comes from the exons ATGCTTCAGGTGCTCGCGGAAGAATTGTActacaaatgtatgcataagCCCCTAGCGGATATGTCTAGGAAAGCAA GATATGCCTTCCTTGTACTAGTACTGATGAGCATGTTATATTTCATGTTTCACTTTCCTGAGGAGTCCAAGTTGATAGCATACGGCATTACCAGTTGTCCCCACCTCAACTGTGACAATCATACAGAAAACATTACAATATATTTGGACAACTACAATATAGTAAATGTTCCCTATAACGTCTATGATGACTATGAGAGAAGCTCACCATTCTGCCAGCTCCCTAATGGAGCTAAATGTATTATGAATCATAACAATGTGTTATCTGATGCCAGATTTTTTGTTGCTTGTAAAAGACGGAACGAGCTACTATCAAAAGCCATGCCAAGATATTGTAAGGAACAAATAGTTATTCAATTCAATCATGAACCAGAAATGTACAGATGTAATTCAGTTGATGCTAGCGAACATGATGTTACTGTCAACTACAAGCTAACTAGTGATGTTCCGTTACCATACATCTGTGGTAACATTGATAAACTCATTGAGGTGGCTAATAAACCACCTCCAACTACCAAGACTAAAAGCATAGCTCTCTTCCTCACTAAATGCCACAAGAACAAGGGTAGACTAAAATTCATTGAAGAATTGATGAAGTATATTCATGTTGACTCGTATGGAGAATGTTTTCACAATACTGACATGCCAGTTAGTAGACAAGTCAAGGATTGGCAAGGTGTTAAAATGAATATTTCACAACAGTACAGATTTCTGATTTGCCCAGAGGGAGCAATCTTACCTGGATTTGTGTCTGAGAAAATTTGGCATTCATATTTGACACGATCTATTCCAATATACCGAGGGACACCGGATATATTTGAGCAAGTGCCTGGCAGTAATACATTCTTGTTTGCTGATAATTTTACTAGTCCTAAAGCACTTGCTGACTATATTAGACATATTGAAAGTGATAAGCAACTGTATGAGAGCTTCTTTAAAATGGATTTATCTAAATATTATGAAATAAAGAAGAAATACTGTAGCTTCAGTCGAGTTTGTGCTATTTGTAATGGAGCGTATAAAAATAAACTAGCACTAAAGAGAGATCGCTGCAGTACATAG
- the LOC136262319 gene encoding sperm-associated antigen 6-like, with amino-acid sequence MSQRQIIQVFEQYQKARIQFVQNVAEMASRPQNIETLHNSGVMQLLRPLLLDIVPTVQQTAALALGKLANHNDDLAEAVVKGDILPQLVYSLAEQNRFYKKAAAFVLRAVAKHSPELAQSVVDSGALEGLVICLEEFDPGVKEASAWAMGYIARHNGDLAQAVVDAGAVPLLVLCVQEPEISVKRIAASALSDIAKHSPELAQTVVDSGAIAHLSLLISNKDAKLKRQVFSALSQIAKHSVELAEMVVEAEIFPSVLNSLRDSDEYVKKNVATLIREIAKHTPELAQLIVNAGGVAAVVDYIGESRGNIRLPGVMTLGYVGALSENLAMAVITSKGVAQLAVTLSEEHEDHILAATAWALGQIGRHTPEHAKAVTTANVLPTLLQLYLKSDGSDDLQEKTKKALKNILTKCTYLPALEPLLHDAPPTILKHVVGQFSKVLPGDPKARRLFVTSGGLKKIQEILADPGSVLQEYVTTINNCYPEEIVKYYSPGYSDKLLERVEQYQPVS; translated from the exons ATGAGCCAGCGACAGATAATTCAAG TGTTCGAGCAATACCAGAAGGCCCGTATCCAGTTTGTACAAAATGTAGCAGAAATGGCATCGAGACCACAAAACATCGAAACACTCCACAATTCTG GAGTGATGCAGTTGTTGAGGCCTCTATTATTGGATATTGTTCCTACTGTACAACAAACTGCTGCCCTTGCTCTGGGCAAGCTAGCTAACCACAATGATGATCTTGCTGAAGCTGTGGTCAAGGGTGACATCTTACCGCAACTAGTCTACTCACTGGCTGAGCAAAAT AGGTTTTATAAAAAGGCTGCTGCATTTGTGTTGAGAGCAGTGGCTAAGCACTCACCAGAGTTAGCACag TCAGTGGTGGATAGTggggcactggagggtttggTGATATGTTTGGAGGAGTTTGATCCTGGAGTGAAGGAGGCATCTGCTTGGGCTATGGGATATATTGCTCGTCATAATGGAG ATCTTGCTCAAGCAGTGGTGGATGCAGGTGCAGTACCCTTGTTGGTGTTGTGTGTTCAGGAACCTGAGATCTCTGTGAAGAGAATAGCAGCGTCTGCACTGAGTGATATAGCCAAACATTCACCGGAG CTTGCTCAAACAGTGGTTGACTCCGGAGCAATAGCACATCTTTCTTTATTGATTAGTAATAAAGATGCTAAActaaag CGTCAAGTATTCTCTGCCCTCAGTCAGATAGCTAAACATTCAGTTGAACTAGCAGAGATGGTAGTGGAGGCTGAAATATTCCCAAGTGTGCTGAATTCATTGAGAG ACTCTGATGAGTATGTCAAGAAGAACGTGGCCACTTTAATCAGAGAGATAGCTAAGCACACCCCAGAG ctagcacAACTGATAGTCAATGCTGGGGGTGTGGCAGCAGTGGTAGATTACATCGGAGAGTCAAGAGGTAACATCAGACTACCAGGAGTGATGACACTTGGCTATGTGGGGGCTCTGTCTGAGAACCTAGCTATGGCCGTGATCACATCTAAG GGTGTAGCTCAGTTAGCAGTGACTTTGTCTGAAGAACATGAGGATCATATTTTG GCTGCTACAGCATGGGCGTTAGGACAGATAGGTAGACACACTCCTGAACATGCCAAGGCAGTGACTACTGCTAATGTACTACCAACACTTCTGCAATTGTATTTGAAGTCTGATGGGTCTGATGATCTACAAGAGAAG ACTAAGAAAGCTCTGAAGAATATACTGACAAAGTGTACCTACCTACCAGCCCTTGAGCCATTACTACATGATGCACCACCAACTATATTGAAACATGTGGTCGGTCAGTTTTCTAAG GTATTACCTGGTGACCCCAAGGCCAGAAGACTATTTGTTACATCTGGTGGCCTCAAAaag